A region of the Arenibacter antarcticus genome:
TAATGGCAGAGTGGCTCTGTGTTCCTATCCCCTTGGTAGAACAGCATCTTTTAGACCATCCATACACCCCGGTAAATCTTGGGTTTAACTGTAGTGGTACAGATTTCCCGGATATCCCATATGACGACGGACAACCAACCCCTCCAACCACTTCTACTCCTCCTCCTACAGACGGACAAGTTCCTGATCCAGAATTGGTAAACGCCATCATACACAAACCCTTCTACCCTACAGACCAAACCCCTCATATCTATCTAGAAATGCCCTTTAGCGCCCATGTAGATATACAATTGTTCAATATTATGGGGCAACATCTAGGAACGGTATACAATGAAATGATGATGGAAGGCTCCACCGAAATAAATATTAGAGAAAGACTCCCTACCTCCCTAGCTTCGGGAAAATATATTTACCGGATTCAGGTTCAGGATAAAAAGCTGAGCAAATCCATTATGGTGGCATAAGTTAAAAAATGGGCGAAGGCCTTGGTTGACCACGAATTCCAATACGGACAACTAGGGTATATTTTTTTGTGGAATGCCTTAGCTCCCCACAAAAATCTTTACTTTTGCACCCTAATTCAAAAGTAATGTCTCAAAACCAACAAAAGCCAGCAAGATATACCATTACCGCTGCACTCCCCTATACCAATGGTCCCATACATATTGGACATTTGGCTGGGGTTTACGTCCCTGCCGATATCTATGCCAGATATTTAAGAGCAACAGGAAACGATGTGGCTTTTGTATGTGGTAGTGACGAACACGGGGTAGCTATCTCCATGAAAGCTAAAAAAGAAGGTGTTACACCACAAAATATCATCGATAAGTACCACCATATAATAAAACAATCTTTTTTGGATTTTGGAATTACGTTTGACAACTATTCTAGGACTTCGGCCCAAATACATCATCAAACCGCCTCCGATTTCTTTATAAATCTATATGAAAAAGGTGATTTTATTGAGGAATCTACCGAGCAATTATACGATGAGGAAGCGCAACAATTTTTGGCAGACCGCTTTGTAATAGGTACCTGCCCAAAATGTGGCCATGAAGAGGCTTATGGCGATCAATGTGAAAGCTGTGGATCTTCCTTAAATGCCACCGATCTAATCAACCCTAAATCTACTATTTCTGGTGCCGTGCCATCGCTTAAAGAAACCAAACATTGGTTTTTACCCCTAGATCGGTATGAGGAATTTTTAAGGGAATGGATTTTAAAAGGACATAAAAACGATTGGAAACCCAATGTTTATGGCCAATGTAAGTCGTGGATCGATGAAGGCCTAAAACCAAGAGCTGTGACAAGGGATTTGGATTGGGGAATTCCCGTTCCAGTAGCAGGGGGAGAAGGCAAAGTGCTATACGTATGGTTTGATGCACCTATAGGATATATCTCTTCCACCAAAGAATGGGCAGCAAGGGAAGGAAAGGACTGGGAACTGTACTGGAAAGCAAAGGACACTAAGATGGTGCACTTTATAGGTAAGGATAATATCGTATTTCATTGCATCATATTTCCGAGTATGCTGAAGGCGCATGGCGACTTTATACTACCGGAAAATGTGCCTGCCAACGAATTCTTGAATTTGGAGGGCAACAAACTGTCCACCTCCAAGAACTGGGCCGTTTGGCTACATGAATATTTGGAGGATTTCCCCAATATGCAAGATGTGCTTAGGTACACCTTAACGGCAAATGCCCCAGAGACCAAGGACAACGATTTTACTTGGAAAGATTTTCAGGCTAGAAACAATAATGAATTGGTTGCTATTTTTGGAAATTTCATCAACAGGGTAGTGGTACTTACCAATAAATACTACAACGGCATTGTCCCCAATCCGGGTGAATATAGTCCGGTAGACGAGGAAACCTTGGCAGAACTAAAAAAATATCCTGAGATATTGACGAGTTCCATAGAAAGATATCGATTCCGAGAGGCTGGTCAAGAGGTCATGAACTTAGCCCGATTGGGTAATAAATACCTAGCGGATGAAGAGCCATGGAAAGTGATTAAGCAAGATGAGGAACGGGTAAAGACTATTATGTTCGTTGCCTTACAAATTGCTACCGCGCTTGCGGTATTAAGCGAGCCATTTTTACCCTTTACCTCAAAAAAACTGAACAATATCTTAGGATCCGAAAATCTAGAATCGGAATTAAACTGGGGTGCGATTGCTAAAAATTCCAGTTTATTACCCGCCGGACATCAGATAAATCCAGCAGAACTTTTATTTAGCAAAATAGAGGACGAAGCCATCCAAGAACAATTAAACAAATTAGAGGCTACTAAAAAAGCGAACGAAACCATGAACAAGGAAGTTACTCCACAAAAAGACACGATTACCTTTGAAGATTTTTCCAAATTAGACATGAGGGTAGGCACCATTATAGAAGCCGAAAAAATGCCGAAGGCCAAAAAACTTTTGGTCTTAAAGGTAGATACCGGATTGGATGTTAGAACGATAGTTTCGGGAATAGCTGAAAGTTTTACACCAGAAGAAATAGTAGGTAAAAAAGTCACGGTATTAGTAAACTTAGCTCCAAGGGCCTTACGCGGTGTAGAGAGTGAAGGGATGATATTAATGACAGAAAACGGGGACGGAAAATTAGTTTTTGTGAATCCGGACGAGGATGGAGTAAATAATGGAGAAACTATTAACTAGGGTTCTAGCTTAAGGAGGGGAAACCCCAACTTCACATAGAATACTAGGATTGAGAAAGAATACGGTCCGGTAGCGCCTGCCTGACGATAGACAGGCGCAGTCCAGAGCTAACAAACCTAGATTGCACGAAGCCAACGACAAACAGCCTTGATTAGAAAAACAGTAGTAGAAATACCATCTTCCAAATAAATCGCTATACCTCATGAACCTGATTTCCTACATCACCAAACACACGCAACTACCTAGTAAAAGCGTAGAAAACACGGTAGGCTTATTAAATGAGGATTGTACGGTGCCCTTTATTTCCCGCTACCGAAAGGAGCGAACGGGAAATTTAGACGAGGTGCAGGTGGGCGATATCGTACAGTACAAGGCGCAATATGAGGCCTTAGAAAAACGGAAAACAACAATTCTAAAGTCCATTGAAGAACAAGGGGCACTTACCCCTGAATTGGCCAATAAAATTGTTGCCACAGAGGACGCAACTACCTTGGAGGACCTATATCTTCCCTATAAGAAAAAACGAAAGACCAAAGCGGAAACCGCCATTAAAAATGGATTGGAGCCGTTGGCAAAAACCATTTTGGCACAGAAATCCAACGCATTGGAAAGGGAGGTATCAAAATTCCTTTCCAATACCGTTCCCAACGAAGACGATGCCCTGGAGGGCGCTCGACATATCATTTCGGAATGGATCAACGAACGTACAGACGTCAGAAATCAGTTGAGGAACCAATTGGAAAAATTTGCGCAGATTACCACCAAAGTGATCACCGCCAAGAAAGATGATGAAAAAGCTCAAAAATATAGGGACTATTTTGACTGGAGTGAATCTTTAAATCGCTGCCCTTCTCATAGGTTATTAGCCATTTTACGTGCGGAGAACGAGGGTTTTGTCCGTGTGAAAATAGAGATAGATGACGACAAGGCCATTTCCAATATTGCATATAGGATCATTAAATCGAACAACGCATGCACCCAACATCTACAATTGGCCATCGAGGACGCCTATAAAAGATTACTGTTACCCTCTCTTTCCAATGAAACTTTAAAATCTTCCAAGGTAAAGGCCGATGAAGCCGCCATCCTAGTGTTTTCAAAAAATCTAAAACAACTGTTACTAGGTTCTCCTTTGGGAGAAAAAAGAATCCTAGCCATAGATCCCGGCTTTAGAACTGGCTGCAAGGTGGTTTGTCTTAGCGCACAGGGGGAATTGAAACACAACGAGACTATTTACCCACATGCCCCGCAAAACGATAGCAGCGGCGCCATAAAGAAAATAAGCTCTTTGGCAGACGCTTATAAAATAGAGGCCATCGCCATCGGTAATGGCACCGCTTCGCGGGAAACAGAACAGTTGATAAAACGCATTCATTTTAAAAATAATATGGAGGTTTTTGTGGTAAGCGAGGCAGGAGCCTCCATATATTCCGCTTCTAAAATCGCAAGGGACGAATTCCCCAACTACGACGTTACTGTCCGTGGGGCCATATCTATTGGGAGGCGCCTGGCGGATCCCTTGGCAGAATTGGTGAAAATAGACGCCAAATCTATTGGAGTAGGGCAATACCAACACGATGTGGACCAGACCCTTTTAAAAAATTCCTTGGATACCGCTGTGGAAAGCTGTGTAAACACTGTTGGAGTAAACATAAACACAGCAAGTGTTCCCTTATTGAGTTATGTATCGGGAATTGGACCAAAGCTGGCCGAAAACATTGTCACCTATCGCAATGAAAACGGCCCATTTGAGAGTCGCGCAGAAATAAAAAAAGTACCCCGATTAGGAGCGAAAGCCTTTGAACAAGGGGCCGCATTTTTACGCATAAAAAAGGCTAAAAATCCCTTGGACGATTCGGCAGTACATCCAGAAAGTTATTCCATTGTTAAGCAAATGGTGAAAGATCAAAATATTGTCCTTTCGGAAATCATTGGCAACAAGGAAGTAATTAAGAAAATTGACATACAAAAATATCGCACGGATACGGTAGGATTATTCACCTTAGAGGATATTGTAAAAGAATTGGAAAAACCAGGCTTGGACGTTCGGGAAAAGGCAAAAGTCTTTACGTTCGATCAGAATATACGCAGCATATCCGATCTTAAGGAAGGACAGCTATTACCAGGCATTGTCAACAATATCACCAATTTCGGCTGTTTTGTAGATGTTGGCATCAAGGAAAGCGGTTTAATCCATATCTCCAATCTATCGAATAGTTTTGTAAAGGATGTGAATGAACATGTTAGTCTTCACCAACAAATTATCGTTAAGGTCCTTGAAGTGGATATTACCAGAAAACGTATACAGTTAGCGTTGCACAAATAAGCCTATAGTTCCCTAGAGCGAGCACTGCTGCGGTACATTCTGAACAAAGGCAGACTGTATTTATTGGTCCTGATATAGAGCGAATTACAGCAAACAGAACTACCAATACCCCGCAAAATTAATTTAACAATTAATCTTATTTAGATTCATTTAAAATAAATACTTTTGTCTAGTCAATACCAATTCATTGTGGGCAACAAGAAAAAAGTCGATAAAAAAAAGGATAAGAAGCTAAAAAAGGCGGAGAAAAAGGAGCAGAAAATGCTACTTAAAGCCATGGCTCCTGCAGGTTGCAAGACCAAATGCTGTGAAAAGTATTTAAAAGCCGAATCCAAACGCTGCAAGCGTTGTCCCTGCTTTGATTTGATAATGAAAGTGGCATAAATTCACCGTACCATACTTTTTATGTTACGATATCATCCCTAGCGAACATATTCTGCATGAATTTCTAATTCAATACCCCAATACCACTGAAAGATAGTGACCTCGCCCCTACGGAGCTAAATTCAATCGGTTTGTATTGTTTATTAGGCAGCATCCGCCAATCGGCAATAAAAAAGGCCTGCCATAGGAAACAACAGACCTTCTTACAATAGCCAGAAACCCAATTCATTTCCCCAACATCAGCAACTCATTACAACGTATCTCAGTAATATAGCGCTTCTCCCCTTCCTTGGACTCATAGGATCTTGTGGTTAATTTACCTTCTATGGCCACTTCCTTGCCCTTGGTTAAATAGTTCTCCACGATCTCCGCAGTCTTGCCCCAGGCCACCACATTATGCCATTGCGTATCGGTTACCTTTTCCCCCTTGGCATTCTTGTAGGTTTCATTGGTAGCTACGGAAAATTTGGCCAGTTTGGCACCTCCATCAAGATTAATGATTTCTGGGTCGTTTCCCAGGTTTCCAATCAACTGTACTTTGTTTCTAAGTGCATTCATAATAAATAGTTTTAATGTTAAACAGAAATTATTTTTTTGATACCACAAACCTATTCCACACTCCAAACTTTATTCGGTTGAAAACTATTTAATTTCGCTTGTAATCATTTGTAGTCGTTTAAAAACATAAAATACTCCCCCGAATAAAGGGAATTATAGAGCTCAGCACTGCATCACAATTTCAAAAGCTAAAGGGCTCTATATCGAAAAATATAGTGCCCCCAAATCCCAAAGTTTAATTGAAAGAAGGACGAATTTATTAGTACCTTGCCCTTTGGAAAAAGTTGATTCCAGCAAGAAATACACATTATACAATACTGATTAGCACTGTAGTAACAATCAGTATAAGAAGTTTAATTCTAAACACAAATAAGATGAACAATCCATTTATAATGGACCAAACCTACAAAGGCATAGACTATACCATAAATAAATTACCAAAAGGAGAATATGAAAACTGTGTTTTTGAATCTTGCTCATTTTCTAAGGCAGACATTGCCAATGTATCCTTTATGGAATGCACCTTTATAGAGTGCGACTTAAGTAATGTGCATCTTAAAAATACCGCTATAAAAGAGAGCGAATTTGAAAATTGTAAAATGCTAGGAGTCAGGTTTGATCATTGCAATCCTTTCCTACTTTCCTTCAAGTTTGTGGGTTGCACCTTAAACTTGTCCTCCTTCCACAAACTAACGCTAAAGAATATGGTATTTAGCAATTGTAAACTTCATCAGGCCGACTTCTCCGAAAGCGATCTCTCCAATGCTAAATTTGATAACTGCGACCTAAAGGAAGCGATTTTTGAGAACTCCATTTTATTGAAAACAGATTTTCGTTCAGCCATAAATTTCAACATCGACCCAGAAAATAACAAGTTAAAAAAAGCGAAATTTTCTAAAGAGGGTGCGTTGGGACTCTTGCTAAAGTATAATATTGATATAGAATAGGTAAAATCACCCCTCTAGACAATGCTCAACAAAATTCACCATATCGCCATTATTGCCTCTGATTACGAAAAATCCAAAAGATTTTATGTGGATGTTTTAGGATTAACGCCTATCCGGGAAGTATTTAGAAAGGAAAGAAAGTCCTATAAATTAGACCTAGCGTTACACGGGACCTATATTTTAGAGCTCTTTTCATTTCCCGAAACACCAACCAGATTGTCTAGACCAGAAGCAACGGGATTACGCCATTTGGCCTTTGAAGTAGCTAACCTAGAAAAAGTTATCGATAAATTATCTCAATCTGGAATAGTAGCAGAACCAGTTCGTATGGACGAATTCACCCATAAACAATTCACTTTTATTTTTGACCCCGACCAATTGCCTATAGAACTTTATCAAAAATAACCCTCAAACCGACACCATAGAATGGCAGTTCATAAGTCAAATTTTAAAATTATTATGGGATTTAGAATGTGTTACTAATCCTAAGCATCATAAAGAGATTAAAAACCGCTACTTCCTTAAGCACTTCATAATGAGGTATTTTCACTATATTGGGAATAGAAACATGTAGTAACTCCACTTAAAAGCAACTACTACTGACCAAACTAAAAATAAAAGGTATATGGAAAAAAAATGTTTGGAATGCGGTGATAAGATTTTGGGACGGGTAGATAAAAAATTCTGTTCGGACTATTGTAGGAACTCCTATAACAATAAACTGAATAAGGACAGTAAAAATCTAGTACGCAACATCAATAACCGTTTGCGTAAAAACTATAGGATACTAGACAGTTTCCCCCTTAACGATGGAAAAACTAAAACCACCAAGACCCGTTTAATGGATAAAGGATTCGATTTTGAGTACCTAACCAACCTATACACTACCAAAAAAGGTACTACTTATTATTTCGTTTACGACCTTGGATATCTTCCATTAGACAATGACTTTTACATGATTGTAAAACGAGAATAGCACTTTTAGCTTCTTAACTGGGAATACTTTTGACTAGGTGCAATTACCTTATAAAATGTCTGCTCGCAAAAGTGCAAGAGACTATTTGAAGAACTATTGGTTTACTATTTCCAATTATGTCCACTCAATTTTAAGGCAGCAATAACAATATCCTTGCGACTTATCTGGCCCACCAGAATATCATCTTTCAGTACAGGCAATCTTCTTCTATTGTGCTGAACAAAAATTCCAGCAGCATCAAATATGGAGGTATCATGTGGAATGGTCTCCACGTTCTTGGTCATAAACCGCTCTACACTTTTATCCAATATTGGCTGGTTAAAATAGCGACTTTCCGAAATCTGCTTCATACAATCTGCTTCAGAAATAATACCCACTAAAAATCCATTTTCATCCAGAACCGGTCCCCCAGAAATATGATGCTTGGCAAATTTTTCCATAACCTCCAAAATAGATTGATCGGGAGTAAACGTCACCAATTTTTTACACATATAATCTTCTACTAAAATGGGGGCGTCATATTCCTTTTTTATCGCTTTGCGAAACCCCTGAAAACTTTTTATTGCCATAAGATTATTTTTAGGTTAATCTGAAAGATAGCATATTTCAACACATTGCACAACTAATTACTATTTAAAGCGCGTACATGGCAATCATTATGCTAAATATTTAGCAATTATTTAATATCAAAATTCATAAAAATCAGACTTCCCCATGGTAATCCTTACCAAGAATAATATACAGAAAGAATTTCTTACTTTTAAGTTTTTGCAACTCACTATGAAAAAATTTCCTACTGCCATTACCTTGCTGCTTATTCTCCTTGCCATATATCTAGGATTTTGGAGCAGCATGCCCACCTACCAGCCCGATATGGATCTTGACAAAACCAAGTTTTCTACGGACCGCGCCTTTATTCACGTGAAAAACATGTCGCAAGAACCTCATGCCGTAGGTTTTCCGGCACATACCAAGGTAAGGGAATATCTAATCAATGAACTAAAAAAACTTGGTTTAGAACCCGTCACACAAACGGGATATACCGCAGGAGATTGGGCAAATTTCAGTAGAGTTACCAACGTAATGGCTCGCATAAAAGGCAGTAATCCAGGAAATGCCCTACTGTTGCTCTCACATTATGACAGCAGCCCACATTCTTCCTTGGGAGCAAGTGATGCCGCAAGCGGGGTAGCTACTATTCTGGAAGGGGTTAGGGCCTATTTGGAAGAAAATAACAGCCCTAAAAATGATATCATCATTCTTTTTTCAGATGCGGAGGAATTAGGATTAAATGGTGCCGATCTATTTGTAAACAACCATCCTTGGGCAAAAGAAGTGAAATTGGCTCTTAATTTTGAAGCTAGGGGCAGCGGCGGTCCATCCTATATGCTTTTGGAAACCAACAGGGGAAACGGTTCGTTAATCAAAGAATTCATCAACGCCAACCCCACCTACCCTGTAGCGAACTCTTTAGTCTATAGCATCTATAAAATGCTTCCCAATGATACTGACTTAACAGTTTTTAGGGAAGACCGAGATATAGACGGTTTCAACTTTGCTTTTATAGATGACCACTTTGACTACCATACTGTAAGGGATAATTACGACCGACTGGATGCCAACACCTTGGCCCACCAAGGGACCTATCTAATGCCATTGTTACAACATTTTAGCGATGCCGACCTTACCCATCTTAAAAGTCCTAACGATCTGGTCTATTTTAATATGCCATATTTTAGACTGTTATCCTATCCTTTTGAATGGATATGGCCTATGCTGATAGGCGCCGTATTTCTATTTTTGATTTTGATCTTCCACGGATTTAGAAAAAAGGTTTTGACCTTTACGGAAATTGGGACCGGTTTTATTCCTATGCTATTGACCTTGGTCATTAATGGCCTGATTGGGTATTTTGGATGGTCTTTAATATTAAAGGTTTACCCTCAATACCAAGACATACTCCATGGTTTCACCTATAATGGATATTCCTATATTACCGCATTTGTTTTTGTATGCCTTGCAGTAGGGTTTTGGTGTTATCACAGGTTAGGCAAGGCCAGTATCCCAAATCTTCTAATTGCCCCAGCAGTACTTTGGTTAATTATATGTGGTTTTCTGGCTATATATTTAAAAGGAGGCAGTTTTTTTATCCTGCCCGTCTTTGCGCTTTTGGCATCGCTGTGGATTCTAATTGGTCAGAAATCTCCCCATCCACTATTATTTGTAGTCTTGGCGCTTCCCGCCATATGGCTGTATTCGCCACTGATAAAAATGTTCCCAGTAGGCCTTGGCCTTAAAATGATTATCACTACTACCTTACTAACCTCCCTTAGCTTTTTTCTACTGCTACCAAATATTGGTACTATAAAGGCAAAACAGCGTCTGGCCTATCTATGCCTACTCCTTTTTATTGGCTTTCTTGTATCGGCCCATCTAAATTCAGGCTTCAACAAGGACAATGCGAAACCCACCAGCCTGATCTACCTTTTGGACGCAGATAGCAACACCGCCCAATGGACTACCTACGATAAGGTTTTATCACCTTGGACTGCACAATATATAGGCATCAATAAGGAAACACCCCGTAAAACGGAGCACCAACACCTAAGCAGTAAATACGGAACCGGATTTAGCTTTGTAGCCAACGCGCCTTTGAAAAATATGACACCACCAAAAGTAGAAATAGTAAAAGATACCATATCAGGGGAGGATAGATTGCTCGAAATTATCATTAGCCCCCAAAGACCTATAAACCGATTGGAAGTATTCACCAATGAGATTGAAATATCGAAAGCGGTCATCAATACGATTCCATTGACCGATTACTATCTAAAAAACAGAAATGGCAATAAATTAATCACTCATTACGTAAGTAATAACGATCCCACCTATTTACAAATAGCCATCCCGAGGCAAAGCAAATTGGAACTCACACTCTATGAGGCATCCAATGATCTATTGAACCATCCACAATTCAGTGTCCCGCAACGCCCAGAAGACAATATTCCAACACCATTTGTTTTAAACGACGCAATACTAATTACTAAAAAAATAAAATTTGAATAAAACTATTGGCATTCTAGGATGCGGATGGCTGGGATTGCCCTTAGCCACAACCTTAGTATCAAATAATTACAAGGTTCACGGATCTACCACCACCCAAGAAAAAATAGAAGATTTAATAAATGTAGGGATAACTCCCTTCCTGATTCAGCTTTCAGAAATTGGAATAAATGGTGACATCAAAGGATTCCTAAAAGATTTGGAGATTGTGCTTATAAATATTCCCCCTAGATTGCGCAGTGAACCTAAAGAAAATTACGTTAAAAAAATAACCCACTTACACCAAGCCATAAAGGAAGCCAAGATAAGAACAGTTGTATTTATAAGTAGCACCTCGGTCTATGGAAATTGCCAAGGCAGGATTACCGAGGACACCTTGCCGCAGCCCAATACCGAATCTGGAAAACAGCTTTTAGCATCAGAAAATATCTTTAGAAAAGATACCGTATTAAACACCTCCATTATTCGTTTTGGCGGTCTTATTGGACCCAAGAGACATCCTATAAATCAACTCTCGGGCAAGAAGGATCTAACCAACGGGATGGATAGCATCAATTTGATTCATTTAGACGATTGTATTGGACTCATCAGAACAATTCTGACAGAAAATTATGAGAATGTATTGATCAATGGGGTCTACCCGTTACATCCCACAAAAAAGGAATACTACACCTCCGAGGCCAGTAAAAAAGGCATCTCCCCCCCTACTTATCTCCCTGTAACAAACAAAAAAGGCGACAAAATCATAGA
Encoded here:
- a CDS encoding SDR family oxidoreductase, with product MNKTIGILGCGWLGLPLATTLVSNNYKVHGSTTTQEKIEDLINVGITPFLIQLSEIGINGDIKGFLKDLEIVLINIPPRLRSEPKENYVKKITHLHQAIKEAKIRTVVFISSTSVYGNCQGRITEDTLPQPNTESGKQLLASENIFRKDTVLNTSIIRFGGLIGPKRHPINQLSGKKDLTNGMDSINLIHLDDCIGLIRTILTENYENVLINGVYPLHPTKKEYYTSEASKKGISPPTYLPVTNKKGDKIIENTPEIVKIYHYFTSIIS
- a CDS encoding VOC family protein → MLNKIHHIAIIASDYEKSKRFYVDVLGLTPIREVFRKERKSYKLDLALHGTYILELFSFPETPTRLSRPEATGLRHLAFEVANLEKVIDKLSQSGIVAEPVRMDEFTHKQFTFIFDPDQLPIELYQK
- a CDS encoding CBS domain-containing protein, with protein sequence MAIKSFQGFRKAIKKEYDAPILVEDYMCKKLVTFTPDQSILEVMEKFAKHHISGGPVLDENGFLVGIISEADCMKQISESRYFNQPILDKSVERFMTKNVETIPHDTSIFDAAGIFVQHNRRRLPVLKDDILVGQISRKDIVIAALKLSGHNWK
- the metG gene encoding methionine--tRNA ligase encodes the protein MSQNQQKPARYTITAALPYTNGPIHIGHLAGVYVPADIYARYLRATGNDVAFVCGSDEHGVAISMKAKKEGVTPQNIIDKYHHIIKQSFLDFGITFDNYSRTSAQIHHQTASDFFINLYEKGDFIEESTEQLYDEEAQQFLADRFVIGTCPKCGHEEAYGDQCESCGSSLNATDLINPKSTISGAVPSLKETKHWFLPLDRYEEFLREWILKGHKNDWKPNVYGQCKSWIDEGLKPRAVTRDLDWGIPVPVAGGEGKVLYVWFDAPIGYISSTKEWAAREGKDWELYWKAKDTKMVHFIGKDNIVFHCIIFPSMLKAHGDFILPENVPANEFLNLEGNKLSTSKNWAVWLHEYLEDFPNMQDVLRYTLTANAPETKDNDFTWKDFQARNNNELVAIFGNFINRVVVLTNKYYNGIVPNPGEYSPVDEETLAELKKYPEILTSSIERYRFREAGQEVMNLARLGNKYLADEEPWKVIKQDEERVKTIMFVALQIATALAVLSEPFLPFTSKKLNNILGSENLESELNWGAIAKNSSLLPAGHQINPAELLFSKIEDEAIQEQLNKLEATKKANETMNKEVTPQKDTITFEDFSKLDMRVGTIIEAEKMPKAKKLLVLKVDTGLDVRTIVSGIAESFTPEEIVGKKVTVLVNLAPRALRGVESEGMILMTENGDGKLVFVNPDEDGVNNGETIN
- a CDS encoding Tex family protein, which produces MNLISYITKHTQLPSKSVENTVGLLNEDCTVPFISRYRKERTGNLDEVQVGDIVQYKAQYEALEKRKTTILKSIEEQGALTPELANKIVATEDATTLEDLYLPYKKKRKTKAETAIKNGLEPLAKTILAQKSNALEREVSKFLSNTVPNEDDALEGARHIISEWINERTDVRNQLRNQLEKFAQITTKVITAKKDDEKAQKYRDYFDWSESLNRCPSHRLLAILRAENEGFVRVKIEIDDDKAISNIAYRIIKSNNACTQHLQLAIEDAYKRLLLPSLSNETLKSSKVKADEAAILVFSKNLKQLLLGSPLGEKRILAIDPGFRTGCKVVCLSAQGELKHNETIYPHAPQNDSSGAIKKISSLADAYKIEAIAIGNGTASRETEQLIKRIHFKNNMEVFVVSEAGASIYSASKIARDEFPNYDVTVRGAISIGRRLADPLAELVKIDAKSIGVGQYQHDVDQTLLKNSLDTAVESCVNTVGVNINTASVPLLSYVSGIGPKLAENIVTYRNENGPFESRAEIKKVPRLGAKAFEQGAAFLRIKKAKNPLDDSAVHPESYSIVKQMVKDQNIVLSEIIGNKEVIKKIDIQKYRTDTVGLFTLEDIVKELEKPGLDVREKAKVFTFDQNIRSISDLKEGQLLPGIVNNITNFGCFVDVGIKESGLIHISNLSNSFVKDVNEHVSLHQQIIVKVLEVDITRKRIQLALHK
- a CDS encoding M28 family peptidase, whose amino-acid sequence is MKKFPTAITLLLILLAIYLGFWSSMPTYQPDMDLDKTKFSTDRAFIHVKNMSQEPHAVGFPAHTKVREYLINELKKLGLEPVTQTGYTAGDWANFSRVTNVMARIKGSNPGNALLLLSHYDSSPHSSLGASDAASGVATILEGVRAYLEENNSPKNDIIILFSDAEELGLNGADLFVNNHPWAKEVKLALNFEARGSGGPSYMLLETNRGNGSLIKEFINANPTYPVANSLVYSIYKMLPNDTDLTVFREDRDIDGFNFAFIDDHFDYHTVRDNYDRLDANTLAHQGTYLMPLLQHFSDADLTHLKSPNDLVYFNMPYFRLLSYPFEWIWPMLIGAVFLFLILIFHGFRKKVLTFTEIGTGFIPMLLTLVINGLIGYFGWSLILKVYPQYQDILHGFTYNGYSYITAFVFVCLAVGFWCYHRLGKASIPNLLIAPAVLWLIICGFLAIYLKGGSFFILPVFALLASLWILIGQKSPHPLLFVVLALPAIWLYSPLIKMFPVGLGLKMIITTTLLTSLSFFLLLPNIGTIKAKQRLAYLCLLLFIGFLVSAHLNSGFNKDNAKPTSLIYLLDADSNTAQWTTYDKVLSPWTAQYIGINKETPRKTEHQHLSSKYGTGFSFVANAPLKNMTPPKVEIVKDTISGEDRLLEIIISPQRPINRLEVFTNEIEISKAVINTIPLTDYYLKNRNGNKLITHYVSNNDPTYLQIAIPRQSKLELTLYEASNDLLNHPQFSVPQRPEDNIPTPFVLNDAILITKKIKFE
- a CDS encoding pentapeptide repeat-containing protein, giving the protein MNNPFIMDQTYKGIDYTINKLPKGEYENCVFESCSFSKADIANVSFMECTFIECDLSNVHLKNTAIKESEFENCKMLGVRFDHCNPFLLSFKFVGCTLNLSSFHKLTLKNMVFSNCKLHQADFSESDLSNAKFDNCDLKEAIFENSILLKTDFRSAINFNIDPENNKLKKAKFSKEGALGLLLKYNIDIE
- a CDS encoding single-stranded DNA-binding protein encodes the protein MNALRNKVQLIGNLGNDPEIINLDGGAKLAKFSVATNETYKNAKGEKVTDTQWHNVVAWGKTAEIVENYLTKGKEVAIEGKLTTRSYESKEGEKRYITEIRCNELLMLGK